From the Plectropomus leopardus isolate mb chromosome 18, YSFRI_Pleo_2.0, whole genome shotgun sequence genome, one window contains:
- the tmem54b gene encoding transmembrane protein 54b codes for MAGAGLCCASLEDPKTLMKMGLSMVLIGHVNFLLGALVHGVVLRHINLHKQARAMEYAISNVVALTSGLVGIVVGILAIVLSKNKKSRGMTWSLFMVGLAAALMAAASAIGLFVSVVRAIIHGGRSLLTHCRFPDAIGYSSITNECPFDPTRIYSTTLILWVPLIVTCIIQMVFSARCSAVCASFLGLPCCPYRKRTRDFGRAINVVRPIKEASTSTYIEPSTRYSEPPTHRTELPRRSHEPPRRNTELPRQQRRPPPPSQPPPRQHQSLPPSERRPRRQPHRERSDRERQETRGGSQQRAPEEHQLLERGTMERSSFWI; via the exons ATGGCCGGTGCAG GACTGTGTTGTGCCAGCCTGGAGGATCCCAAGACCCTGATGAAGATGGGTTTGAGCATGGTCCTCATTGGTCATGTCAACTTCCTGTTGGGAGCGCTGGTGCATGGCGTGGTGCTCAGACACATCAACCTCCACAAGCAGGCCCGTGCGATGGAGTACGCCATCTCCAATGTGGTTGCTCTCACCTCTGGCCTTGTA GGAATTGTCGTTGGTATTCTGGCTATTGTCCTGTCTAAAAACAAGAAGAGTCGAGGCATG ACGTGGTCTCTCTTCATGGTCGGTCTGGCTGCGGCTCTCATGGCAGCGGCCTCAGCCATCGGactctttgtgtctgtagtGAGGGCCATCATTCACGGCGGGCGGAGCCTCCTGACTCACTGCCGCTTCCCTGACGCCATTGGCTACTCCAGCATAACCAACGAGTGTCCTTTTGACCCCACACGCATCTAT AGTACCACTCTGATCCTCTGGGTGCCTCTGATCGTGACTTGTATCATCCAGATGGTGTTTTCCGCCCgctgctctgctgtgtgtgcttCATTCCTGGGTCTACCTTGCTGCCCATACAGGAAAAGAACCAGAGACTTCGGCAGAGCG ATCAATGTGGTGAGGCCAATAAAGGAAGCTTCGACCTCTACTTACATTGAACCTTCAACACGCTACTCTGAACCTCCAACACACCGCACAGAACTACCAAGAAGGTCCCACGAACCTCCAAGACGGAATACTGAACTTCCACGACAGCAGCGCAGACCCCCTCCCCCTTCTCAGCCTCCTCCCCGTCAGCATCAGAGTCTTCCTCCCTCGGAGAGGCGGCCTCGTCGCCAGCCGCACAGAGAAAGGTCAGACAGAGAAAGGCAAGAAACGAGGGGTGGCAGCCAGCAAAGGGCACCAGAGGAGCACCAACTGCTGGAGAGGGGTACAATGGAAAGGTCCAGCTTCTGGATTTAG
- the LOC121957936 gene encoding gap junction beta-3 protein-like, with product MDWKFLQDLLSGVNKYSTAFGRIWLSVVFVFRVLVFVVAAERVWSDDQGHFDCNTRQPGCTNICYDHYFPISHIRLWALQLIFVTCPSFMVVLHVAYRQERERKYRAKHGEHTQLYDNPGQKHGGLWWTYLMSLFIKTFFEIIFLYVLHYIYDSFKLPRKVQCDVSPCPNMVDCYISRPTEKTVFTYFMVGASVSCVILNLCEIFYLIAARMVNLKQRGSVQTSCRKVHP from the coding sequence ATGGATTGGAAATTCCTCCAGGATCTTCTAAGTGGAGTCAACAAGTACTCCACTGCCTTCGGACGGATATGGCTATCAGTAGTCTTCGTCTTCCGCGTGTTGGTTTTTGTGGTAGCTGCTGAGCGGGTCTGGAGTGATGACCAGGGACACTTTGACTGCAACACCCGCCAGCCCGGTTGCACTAACATCTGCTATGATCACTACTTCCCCATCTCCCACATCCGCCTCTGGGCTCTCCAGCTCATCTTTGTCACCTGCCCCTCCTTCATGGTGGTGCTTCACGTGGCCTACCGGCAAGAGCGGGAACGCAAGTACCGAGCTAAGCATGGTGAGCACACTCAGCTGTATGACAACCCGGGCCAAAAGCATGGTGGTCTGTGGTGGACATACCTGATGAGCCTCTTCATCAAGACCTTCTTTGAGATCATTTTTCTCTATGTGCTGCACTACATCTACGACAGCTTCAAGTTGCCCAGGAAGGTCCAATGTGATGTCAGTCCCTGTCCTAATATGGTGGACTGCTACATATCCAGACCCACTGAGAAGACCGTTTTCACCTACTTCATGGTGGGAGCATCTGTCTCGTGTGTGATTCTCAACCTCTGTGAGATTTTCTATCTGATTGCTGCCAGGATGGTGAATCTCAAACAACGAGGCAGCGTCCAGACCTCATGTAGAAAGGTCCACCCCTAA
- the LOC121957592 gene encoding gap junction beta-4 protein-like: protein MNWAFLEGLLSGVNKYSTAFGRIWLAIVFIFRLLVFLVACEKVWGDEQKDFDCNTRQPGCHNVCYDHFFPISYTRLWALQLIFVTCPSFLVTLHVSYREERERKHRLKHGENCAPLYSQTGKKRGGLWWTYFLSLLFKVMVDGVFIFLLFYIYEATFFPPVVKCAIDPCPNVVDCYIARPTEKKIFTIFMVVTSFVCILLTFCEILYLCGKRFWECCGGGPRSMRENSFMLTRTPLTGKENSAFPEKAKMVDNGEAGKESSAPAYSIAVS from the exons ATGAATTGGGCCTTTCTCGAGGGCCTCCTCAGCGGGGTGAACAAATACTCCACTGCGTTTGGTCGCATCTGGCTGGCTATTGTTTTCATCTTCAGGCTCTTGGTCTTCCTGGTGGCCTGTGAGAAGGTGTGGGGTGACGAGCAAAAGGACTTTGATTGCAACACCCGGCAGCCCGGTTGTCACAACGTCTGCTATGACCACTTCTTCCCCATCTCTTACACCCGACTCTGGGCTCTCCAGCTGATCTTTGTCACTTGTCCGTCCTTTCTTGTGACGCTCCATGTGTCCTACCGAGAAGAACGCGAGCGTAAGCACCGACTGAAGCACGGAGAGAACTGCGCCCCTTTGTATAGTCAAACGGGGAAGAAGCGAGGGGGTCTGTGGTGGACCTACTTCCTCAGCCTGCTGTTTAAGGTGATGGTGGATGGGGTGTTCATCTTCCTGCTGTTCTACATCTATGAGGCCACGTTCTTCCCACCGGTGGTGAAATGCGCCATAGACCCATGCCCCAATGTGGTCGACTGCTACATCGCCAG gcccacagaaaagaaaatattcaccaTCTTCATGGTGGTGACCAGCTTCGTGTGCATCCTCCTCACTTTTTGTGAGATTCTCTACCTGTGTGGAAAGAGGTTCTGGGAGTGCTGCGGAGGTGGACCACGCTCCATGAGAGAAAACTCCTTCATGCTGACCAGAACTCCTCTGACTGGGAAGGAGAACTCAGCATTCCCAGAGAAGGCTAAGATGGTTGACAACGGAGAAGCTGGCAAAGAGAGTTCAGCGCCAGCGTACAGCATAGCAGTCTCCTGA